A region of Arabidopsis thaliana chromosome 5, partial sequence DNA encodes the following proteins:
- a CDS encoding UDP-Glycosyltransferase superfamily protein (UDP-Glycosyltransferase superfamily protein; FUNCTIONS IN: UDP-glycosyltransferase activity, transferase activity, transferring glycosyl groups; INVOLVED IN: metabolic process; CONTAINS InterPro DOMAIN/s: UDP-glucuronosyl/UDP-glucosyltransferase (InterPro:IPR002213); BEST Arabidopsis thaliana protein match is: UDP-glucosyl transferase 78D3 (TAIR:AT5G17030.1); Has 8109 Blast hits to 8057 proteins in 479 species: Archae - 2; Bacteria - 528; Metazoa - 2521; Fungi - 38; Plants - 4841; Viruses - 115; Other Eukaryotes - 64 (source: NCBI BLink).), with protein MANSHVAVLAFPFGSHGQAILAVTRRLATAAPSTVFSFLNTSQSNFSLLSSDLPPNIRVHDVSDGVPEGYVLSRNPQEAVELFLEAAPEIFRRELAVAETEVGRKVTCMLTDAFIWFAGDMAAEMKVSWVAFWTSGTRSLLISTQISSEKQSLSKETLGCISGMEKIRVKDTPEGVVFGNLDSVFSKMLHQMGLALPRATTVYMNSFEELDPTLTDNLRLKFKRYLSIGPLALLFSTSQRETPLHDPHGCLAWIKKRSTASVVYIAFGRVMTPPPGELVVVAQGLESSKVPFVWSLQEKNMVHLPKGFLDGTREQGMVVPWAPQVELLNHEAMGVFVSHGGWNSVLESVSAGVPMICRPIFGDHALNARSVEAVWEIGMTISSGVFTKDGFEESLDRVLVQDDGKKMKFNAKKLKELAQEAVSTEGSSFENFKGLLDEVMKV; from the exons ATGGCCAACTCCCACGTGGCAGTTCTCGCTTTTCCATTCGGCAGTCATGGTCAGGCTATCCTCGCCGTCACCCGTCGTCTCGCCACCGCAGCTCCTTCCACcgtcttctccttcttgaaCACCTCACAATCCAACTTCTCGTTGCTCTCCTCCGATCTTCCTCCGAACATTCGGGTCCATGACGTGTCCGACGGTGTTCCCGAGGGATACGTGCTCTCGAGGAATCCACAGGAGGCGGTCGAGCTGTTTCTTGAAGCGGCGCCGGAGATTTTTAGGAGAGAACTCGCGGTGGCGGAGACTGAGGTTGGTAGGAAAGTGACATGCATGCTCACGGATGCGTTCATCTGGTTCGCGGGGGATATGGCGGCGGAGATGAAAGTGTCGTGGGTTGCTTTCTGGACCTCCGGAACTCGCTCACTGCTCATCTCTACACAGATCTCATCAGAGAAACAATCGCTGTCaaag GAAACATTAGGGTGTATTTCTGGAATGGAGAAGATCAGAGTTAAAGATACACCAGAAGGAGTTGTGTTTGGGAATTTAGACTCTGTTTTCTCGAAGATGTTGCACCAAATGGGACTTGCTTTGCCTCGTGCCACTACGGTTTACATGAATTCTTTTGAAGAATTAGACCCTACATTGACTGATAACCTCAGATTGAAATTCAAACGTTACCTGAGCATCGGTCCTCTTGCGTTGTTATTCTCTACTTCGCAAAGAGAAACACCATTGCATGATCCACACGGCTGCTTGGCTTGGATCAAGAAGCGGTCCACTGCTTCTGTAGTTTACATTGCCTTCGGTAGAGTCATGACACCGCCTCCTGGAGAGCTTGTAGTGGTAGCACAAGGATTGGAATCGAGTAAAGTGCCTTTTGTTTGGTCGCTCCAAGAGAAGAACATGGTTCATTTACCAAAAGGGTTTTTGGATGGGACAAGAGAGCAAGGAATGGTGGTCCCATGGGCACCACAAGTGGAGCTGCTAAACCATGAAGCAATGGGTGTGTTTGTGTCGCATGGTGGGTGGAACTCAGTGTTGGAGAGTGTATCGGCAGGTGTACCAATGATTTGTAGACCGATTTTCGGGGATCACGCACTCAATGCAAGATCCGTGGAGGCTGTGTGGGAAATTGGAATGACGATTAGTAGTGGAGTCTTCACGAAGGATGGATTTGAGGAGAGTTTGGATCGGGTTTTGGTTCAAGATGATggcaagaagatgaagtttaATGCCAAGAAGCTTAAAGAACTAGCACAAGAAGCTGTCTCTACGGAAGGAAGCTCCTTTGAGAATTTCAAAGGTTTGTTGGACGAAGTTATGAAAGTTTGA
- the XPO1A gene encoding exportin 1A (exportin 1A (XPO1A); CONTAINS InterPro DOMAIN/s: Importin-beta, N-terminal (InterPro:IPR001494), Exportin 1, C-terminal (InterPro:IPR014877), Armadillo-like helical (InterPro:IPR011989), Exportin-1/Importin-beta-like (InterPro:IPR013598), Armadillo-type fold (InterPro:IPR016024); BEST Arabidopsis thaliana protein match is: exportin 1B (TAIR:AT3G03110.1).), whose amino-acid sequence MAAEKLRDLSQPIDVGVLDATVAAFFVTGSKEERAAADQILRDLQANPDMWLQVVHILQNTNSLDTKFFALQVLEGVIKYRWNALPVEQRDGMKNYISEVIVQLSSNEASFRSERLYVNKLNVILVQIVKHDWPAKWTSFIPDLVAAAKTSETICENCMAILKLLSEEVFDFSRGEMTQQKIKELKQSLNSEFKLIHELCLYVLSASQRQDLIRATLSALHAYLSWIPLGYIFESTLLETLLKFFPVPAYRNLTIQCLTEVAALNFGDFYNVQYVKMYTIFIGQLRIILPPSTKIPEAYSSGSGEEQFHIRVLESTPEVVSLLLAGLEYLINISYVDDTEVFKVCLDYWNSLVLELFDAHHNSDNPAVSASLMGLQPFLPGMVDGLGSQVMQRRQLYSHPMSKLRGLMINRMAKPEEVLIVEDENGNIVRETMKDNDVLVQYKIMRETLIYLSHLDHDDTEKQMLRKLNKQLSGEEWAWNNLNTLCWAIGSISGSMAEDQENRFLVMVIRDLLNLCEITKGKDNKAVIASNIMYVVGQYPRFLRAHWKFLKTVVNKLFEFMHETHPGVQDMACDTFLKIVQKCKRKFVIVQVGENEPFVSELLTGLATTVQDLEPHQIHSFYESVGNMIQAESDPQKRDEYLQRLMALPNQKWAEIIGQARHSVEFLKDQVVIRTVLNILQTNTSAATSLGTYFLSQISLIFLDMLNVYRMYSELVSTNITEGGPYASKTSFVKLLRSVKRETLKLIETFLDKAEDQPHIGKQFVPPMMESVLGDYARNVPDARESEVLSLFATIINKYKATMLDDVPHIFEAVFQCTLEMITKNFEDYPEHRLKFFSLLRAIATFCFPALIKLSSPQLKLVMDSIIWAFRHTERNIAETGLNLLLEMLKNFQQSEFCNQFYRSYFMQIEQEIFAVLTDTFHKPGFKLHVLVLQQLFCLPESGALTEPLWDATTVPYPYPDNVAFVREYTIKLLSSSFPNMTAAEVTQFVNGLYESRNDPSGFKNNIRDFLVQSKEFSAQDNKDLYAEEAAAQRERERQRMLSIPGLIAPNEIQDEMVDS is encoded by the exons ATGGCGGCTGAGAAGTTAAGGGACTTGAGCCAGCCGATTGACGTCGGTGTGCTCGATGCCACTGTTGCGGCCTTCTTTGTTACCGGATCTAAAGAAGAG AGAGCTGCTGCGGACCAGATTTTGCGGGATTTGCAGGCTAATCCAGATATGTGGCTTCAAGTTGTCCACATTCTACAAAATACAAACAGCTTGGATACCAAGTTCTTTGCTCTGCAG GTTCTAGAAGGTGTTATAAAGTATAGATGGAATGCACTGCCTGTTGAACAACGAGATGGAATGAAAAATTACATCTCAGAGGTTATTGTACAG CTCTCGAGTAATGAAGCATCTTTCAGATCAGAAAGGCTCTATGTCAACAAGCTAAATGTCATTTTGGTCCAG ATCGTGAAACATGATTGGCCGGCAAAGTGGACAAGCTTCATTCCTGATCTAGTTGCAGCTGCTAAAACTAGCGAAACTATCTGCGAAAATTGCATGGCCATTTTGAAA CTCCTAAGTGAAGaggtttttgatttctcaagaGGAGAAATGACTCAGCAGAAGATTAAAGAGCTGAAACAATCTCTAAACAG TGAGTTTAAACTCATTCATGAGTTATGCCTATATGTCCTCTCAGCTTCTCAAAGACAGGATCTTATACGTGCAACACTGTCTGCATTGCATGCCTATCTTTCCTGGATTCCATTGGGTTACATTTTTGAGTCTACTTTG CTTGAGACCCTCCTTAAATTTTTTCCTGTGCCAGCATATAGGAACCTCACTATTCAATGTCTGACCGAG GTCGCAGCTCTTAATTTCGGGGACTTCTACAATGTTCAATATGTCAAAATGTATACCATATTTATAGGGCAGCTGCGG ATAATTCTCCCACCGAGTACAAAGATCCCTGAGGCATATTCCAGTGGAAGTGGTGAAGAACAA TTTCATATTCGAGTCCTAGAATCAACGCCAGAAGTTGTCTCTTTGTTACTCGCTGGTCTAGAATATCTCATTAATATATCTTATGTTGACGACACTGAAGTATTTAAG GTTTGTTTGGACTATTGGAACTCGTTGGTGTTGGAGCTATTTGATGCGCATCATAATTCTGATAACCCTGCAGTAAGTGCAAGCCTGATGGGTTTGCAG CCTTTCCTTCCTGGTATGGTTGATGGCCTTGGTTCTCAAGTCATGCAGCGGCGTCAACTTTATTCTCACCCAATGTCCAAATTAAGAGGGTTAATGATTAACCGCATGGCGAAGCCTGAAGAAGTGCTTattgttgaagatgaaaatgGGAACATCGTTCGTGAAACCATGAAGGACAATGATGTTCTTGTCCAATATAAG ATAATGCGGGAGACATTAATCTACCTCTCACACCTTGACCATGATGATACCGAGAAGCAG ATGTTGAGGAAgctaaacaaacaattaagTGGGGAGGAATGGGCATGGAACAATTTGAACACTTTGTGCTGGGCTATTGGGTCTATTTCCGGATCTATGGCAGAAGATCAG GAAAACAGGTTTTTGGTGATGGTCATTCGTGATTTGTTGAATTTATGTGAAATTACCAAGGGAAAAGACAATAAAGCCGTTATTGCAAGCAACATCAT GTATGTCGTTGGCCAGTATCCAAGATTCTTAAGGGCCCATTGGAAGTTTTTGAAGACAGTTGTGAACAAGTTGTTTGAATTCATGCATGAAACACATCCTGGTGTTCAG GACATGGCCTGTGATACATTCTTGAAAATAGTTCAAAAGTGCAAGCGAAAATTCGTTATTGTACAG GTTGGAGAGAATGAACCATTTGTATCTGAACTTCTAACAGGCCTTGCAACAACTGTTCAAGATCTTGAGCCTCATCAAATACACTCATTTTATGAATCA GTTGGTAATATGATCCAAGCAGAATCAGATCCTCAGAAGAGAGATGAATATCTCCAGAGGTTGATGGCACTCCCCAACCAG AAATGGGCAGAAATCATAGGACAGGCACGCCACAGTGTAGAATTCCTCAAGGATCAAGTTGTGATACGTACAGTGCTAAACATCCTACAG ACTAATACTAGTGCTGCTACTTCACTGGGAACATACTTCTTATCCCAAATTTCCTTGATTTTCTTGGATATGTTGAATGTATACAG AATGTACAGTGAGCTTGTGTCAACCAACATTACTGAGGGAGGACCATATGCTTCCAAGACATCTTTTGTAAAACTCTTAAG ATCGGTTAAGAGGGAAACACTTAAGCTGATAGAAACCTTTTTAGACAAAGCTGAAGACCAGCCACACATAGGGAAACAATTTGTGCCGCCAATGATGGAATCAGTACTTGGTGACTATGCGAGGAATGTGCCTGATGCTAGGGAATCCGAAGTTCTTTCACTCTTTGCAACGATTATAAACAA gtaCAAGGCAACAATGTTAGACGACGTGCCTCACATATTTGAAGCTGTATTCCAGTGTACATTGGAG ATGATAACTAAGAACTTTGAAGATTATCCAGAACACCGCCTCAAGTTTTTCTCATTACTCCGTGCTATTGCTACGTTTTGTTTCCCTGCCTTGATAAAGTTATCAAGTCCG CAACTGAAGCTAGTGATGGATTCAATTATCTGGGCATTTAGACATACTGAGAGAAATATTGCTGAAACCGGGCTTAATCTTTTGCTTGAGATGCTGAAAAACTTTCAG CAATCTGAATTTTGTAATCAATTCTACCGGTCATACTTTATGCAAATCGAGCAAGAAATATTTGCCGTTTTGACCGATACCTTCCATAAGCCTGGCTTCAAGCTACATGTGTTGGTGCTGCAGCAACTGTTTTGCCTG CCTGAGAGCGGTGCTTTGACAGAACCCTTGTGGGATGCTACAACCGTTCCTTACCCGTATCCGGACAACGTTGCATTTGTTCGCGAATACACCATTAAGCTACTGAGCTCTTCATTCCCAAACATGACTGCAGCAGAg GTCACACAATTTGTGAATGGACTATACGAGTCTAGAAATGACCCGTCTGGATTTAAGAATAACATTCGTGACTTCCTTGTACAGTCTAAGGAGTTTTCCGCTCAG GATAACAAAGATCTCTATGCTGAGGAAGCAGCtgcacagagagagagagaacgtCAAAGAATGCTTTCAATTCCTGGGCTTATTGCTCCTAATGAGATTCAAGACGAGATGGTGGACTCATAA
- the XPO1A gene encoding exportin 1A (exportin 1A (XPO1A); CONTAINS InterPro DOMAIN/s: Importin-beta, N-terminal (InterPro:IPR001494), Exportin 1, C-terminal (InterPro:IPR014877), Exportin-1/Importin-beta-like (InterPro:IPR013598), Armadillo-like helical (InterPro:IPR011989), Armadillo-type fold (InterPro:IPR016024); BEST Arabidopsis thaliana protein match is: exportin 1B (TAIR:AT3G03110.1); Has 1807 Blast hits to 1807 proteins in 277 species: Archae - 0; Bacteria - 0; Metazoa - 736; Fungi - 347; Plants - 385; Viruses - 0; Other Eukaryotes - 339 (source: NCBI BLink).): protein MAAEKLRDLSQPIDVGVLDATVAAFFVTGSKEERAAADQILRDLQANPDMWLQVVHILQNTNSLDTKFFALQVLEGVIKYRWNALPVEQRDGMKNYISEVIVQLSSNEASFRSERLYVNKLNVILVQIVKHDWPAKWTSFIPDLVAAAKTSETICENCMAILKLLSEEVFDFSRGEMTQQKIKELKQSLNSEFKLIHELCLYVLSASQRQDLIRATLSALHAYLSWIPLGYIFESTLLETLLKFFPVPAYRNLTIQCLTEVAALNFGDFYNVQYVKMYTIFIGQLRIILPPSTKIPEAYSSGSGEEQAFIQNLALFFTSFFKFHIRVLESTPEVVSLLLAGLEYLINISYVDDTEVFKVCLDYWNSLVLELFDAHHNSDNPAVSASLMGLQPFLPGMVDGLGSQVMQRRQLYSHPMSKLRGLMINRMAKPEEVLIVEDENGNIVRETMKDNDVLVQYKIMRETLIYLSHLDHDDTEKQMLRKLNKQLSGEEWAWNNLNTLCWAIGSISGSMAEDQENRFLVMVIRDLLNLCEITKGKDNKAVIASNIMYVVGQYPRFLRAHWKFLKTVVNKLFEFMHETHPGVQDMACDTFLKIVQKCKRKFVIVQVGENEPFVSELLTGLATTVQDLEPHQIHSFYESVGNMIQAESDPQKRDEYLQRLMALPNQKWAEIIGQARHSVEFLKDQVVIRTVLNILQTNTSAATSLGTYFLSQISLIFLDMLNVYRMYSELVSTNITEGGPYASKTSFVKLLRSVKRETLKLIETFLDKAEDQPHIGKQFVPPMMESVLGDYARNVPDARESEVLSLFATIINKYKATMLDDVPHIFEAVFQCTLEMITKNFEDYPEHRLKFFSLLRAIATFCFPALIKLSSPQLKLVMDSIIWAFRHTERNIAETGLNLLLEMLKNFQQSEFCNQFYRSYFMQIEQEIFAVLTDTFHKPGFKLHVLVLQQLFCLPESGALTEPLWDATTVPYPYPDNVAFVREYTIKLLSSSFPNMTAAEVTQFVNGLYESRNDPSGFKNNIRDFLVQSKEFSAQDNKDLYAEEAAAQRERERQRMLSIPGLIAPNEIQDEMVDS, encoded by the exons ATGGCGGCTGAGAAGTTAAGGGACTTGAGCCAGCCGATTGACGTCGGTGTGCTCGATGCCACTGTTGCGGCCTTCTTTGTTACCGGATCTAAAGAAGAG AGAGCTGCTGCGGACCAGATTTTGCGGGATTTGCAGGCTAATCCAGATATGTGGCTTCAAGTTGTCCACATTCTACAAAATACAAACAGCTTGGATACCAAGTTCTTTGCTCTGCAG GTTCTAGAAGGTGTTATAAAGTATAGATGGAATGCACTGCCTGTTGAACAACGAGATGGAATGAAAAATTACATCTCAGAGGTTATTGTACAG CTCTCGAGTAATGAAGCATCTTTCAGATCAGAAAGGCTCTATGTCAACAAGCTAAATGTCATTTTGGTCCAG ATCGTGAAACATGATTGGCCGGCAAAGTGGACAAGCTTCATTCCTGATCTAGTTGCAGCTGCTAAAACTAGCGAAACTATCTGCGAAAATTGCATGGCCATTTTGAAA CTCCTAAGTGAAGaggtttttgatttctcaagaGGAGAAATGACTCAGCAGAAGATTAAAGAGCTGAAACAATCTCTAAACAG TGAGTTTAAACTCATTCATGAGTTATGCCTATATGTCCTCTCAGCTTCTCAAAGACAGGATCTTATACGTGCAACACTGTCTGCATTGCATGCCTATCTTTCCTGGATTCCATTGGGTTACATTTTTGAGTCTACTTTG CTTGAGACCCTCCTTAAATTTTTTCCTGTGCCAGCATATAGGAACCTCACTATTCAATGTCTGACCGAG GTCGCAGCTCTTAATTTCGGGGACTTCTACAATGTTCAATATGTCAAAATGTATACCATATTTATAGGGCAGCTGCGG ATAATTCTCCCACCGAGTACAAAGATCCCTGAGGCATATTCCAGTGGAAGTGGTGAAGAACAA GCATTTATCCAGAACCTGGCACTATTTTTCACTTCCTTTTTCAAg TTTCATATTCGAGTCCTAGAATCAACGCCAGAAGTTGTCTCTTTGTTACTCGCTGGTCTAGAATATCTCATTAATATATCTTATGTTGACGACACTGAAGTATTTAAG GTTTGTTTGGACTATTGGAACTCGTTGGTGTTGGAGCTATTTGATGCGCATCATAATTCTGATAACCCTGCAGTAAGTGCAAGCCTGATGGGTTTGCAG CCTTTCCTTCCTGGTATGGTTGATGGCCTTGGTTCTCAAGTCATGCAGCGGCGTCAACTTTATTCTCACCCAATGTCCAAATTAAGAGGGTTAATGATTAACCGCATGGCGAAGCCTGAAGAAGTGCTTattgttgaagatgaaaatgGGAACATCGTTCGTGAAACCATGAAGGACAATGATGTTCTTGTCCAATATAAG ATAATGCGGGAGACATTAATCTACCTCTCACACCTTGACCATGATGATACCGAGAAGCAG ATGTTGAGGAAgctaaacaaacaattaagTGGGGAGGAATGGGCATGGAACAATTTGAACACTTTGTGCTGGGCTATTGGGTCTATTTCCGGATCTATGGCAGAAGATCAG GAAAACAGGTTTTTGGTGATGGTCATTCGTGATTTGTTGAATTTATGTGAAATTACCAAGGGAAAAGACAATAAAGCCGTTATTGCAAGCAACATCAT GTATGTCGTTGGCCAGTATCCAAGATTCTTAAGGGCCCATTGGAAGTTTTTGAAGACAGTTGTGAACAAGTTGTTTGAATTCATGCATGAAACACATCCTGGTGTTCAG GACATGGCCTGTGATACATTCTTGAAAATAGTTCAAAAGTGCAAGCGAAAATTCGTTATTGTACAG GTTGGAGAGAATGAACCATTTGTATCTGAACTTCTAACAGGCCTTGCAACAACTGTTCAAGATCTTGAGCCTCATCAAATACACTCATTTTATGAATCA GTTGGTAATATGATCCAAGCAGAATCAGATCCTCAGAAGAGAGATGAATATCTCCAGAGGTTGATGGCACTCCCCAACCAG AAATGGGCAGAAATCATAGGACAGGCACGCCACAGTGTAGAATTCCTCAAGGATCAAGTTGTGATACGTACAGTGCTAAACATCCTACAG ACTAATACTAGTGCTGCTACTTCACTGGGAACATACTTCTTATCCCAAATTTCCTTGATTTTCTTGGATATGTTGAATGTATACAG AATGTACAGTGAGCTTGTGTCAACCAACATTACTGAGGGAGGACCATATGCTTCCAAGACATCTTTTGTAAAACTCTTAAG ATCGGTTAAGAGGGAAACACTTAAGCTGATAGAAACCTTTTTAGACAAAGCTGAAGACCAGCCACACATAGGGAAACAATTTGTGCCGCCAATGATGGAATCAGTACTTGGTGACTATGCGAGGAATGTGCCTGATGCTAGGGAATCCGAAGTTCTTTCACTCTTTGCAACGATTATAAACAA gtaCAAGGCAACAATGTTAGACGACGTGCCTCACATATTTGAAGCTGTATTCCAGTGTACATTGGAG ATGATAACTAAGAACTTTGAAGATTATCCAGAACACCGCCTCAAGTTTTTCTCATTACTCCGTGCTATTGCTACGTTTTGTTTCCCTGCCTTGATAAAGTTATCAAGTCCG CAACTGAAGCTAGTGATGGATTCAATTATCTGGGCATTTAGACATACTGAGAGAAATATTGCTGAAACCGGGCTTAATCTTTTGCTTGAGATGCTGAAAAACTTTCAG CAATCTGAATTTTGTAATCAATTCTACCGGTCATACTTTATGCAAATCGAGCAAGAAATATTTGCCGTTTTGACCGATACCTTCCATAAGCCTGGCTTCAAGCTACATGTGTTGGTGCTGCAGCAACTGTTTTGCCTG CCTGAGAGCGGTGCTTTGACAGAACCCTTGTGGGATGCTACAACCGTTCCTTACCCGTATCCGGACAACGTTGCATTTGTTCGCGAATACACCATTAAGCTACTGAGCTCTTCATTCCCAAACATGACTGCAGCAGAg GTCACACAATTTGTGAATGGACTATACGAGTCTAGAAATGACCCGTCTGGATTTAAGAATAACATTCGTGACTTCCTTGTACAGTCTAAGGAGTTTTCCGCTCAG GATAACAAAGATCTCTATGCTGAGGAAGCAGCtgcacagagagagagagaacgtCAAAGAATGCTTTCAATTCCTGGGCTTATTGCTCCTAATGAGATTCAAGACGAGATGGTGGACTCATAA
- the UGT78D3 gene encoding UDP-glucosyl transferase 78D3 (UDP-glucosyl transferase 78D3 (UGT78D3); FUNCTIONS IN: quercetin 3-O-glucosyltransferase activity, UDP-glycosyltransferase activity, flavonol 3-O-arabinosyltransferase activity, transferase activity, transferring glycosyl groups; INVOLVED IN: metabolic process; EXPRESSED IN: 8 plant structures; EXPRESSED DURING: 4 anthesis, F mature embryo stage, petal differentiation and expansion stage, E expanded cotyledon stage, D bilateral stage; CONTAINS InterPro DOMAIN/s: UDP-glucuronosyl/UDP-glucosyltransferase (InterPro:IPR002213); BEST Arabidopsis thaliana protein match is: UDP-glucosyl transferase 78D2 (TAIR:AT5G17050.1); Has 1807 Blast hits to 1807 proteins in 277 species: Archae - 0; Bacteria - 0; Metazoa - 736; Fungi - 347; Plants - 385; Viruses - 0; Other Eukaryotes - 339 (source: NCBI BLink).) translates to MAKPSQPTRDSHVAVLVFPFGTHAAPLLAVTCRLATAAPSTVFSFFSTARSNSSLLSSDIPTNIRVHNVDDGVPEGFVLTGNPQHAVELFLEAAPEIFRREIKAAETEVGRKFKCILTDAFLWLAAETAAAEMKASWVAYYGGGATSLTAHLYTDAIRENVGVKEVGERMEETIGFISGMEKIRVKDTQEGVVFGNLDSVFSKTLHQMGLALPRATAVFINSFEELDPTFTNDFRSEFKRYLNIGPLALLSSPSQTSTLVHDPHGCLAWIEKRSTASVAYIAFGRVATPPPVELVAIAQGLESSKVPFVWSLQEMKMTHLPEGFLDRTREQGMVVPWAPQVELLNHEAMGVFVSHGGWNSVLESVSAGVPMICRPIFGDHAINARSVEAVWEIGVTISSGVFTKDGFEESLDRVLVQDDGKKMKVNAKKLEELAQEAVSTKGSSFENFGGLLDEVVNFG, encoded by the exons ATGGCCAAACCCTCGCAGCCAACGCGAGACTCCCACGTGGCAGTTCTCGTTTTCCCCTTCGGCACTCATGCAGCTCCTCTCCTCGCCGTCACGTGCCGTCTCGCCACCGCTGCTCCCTCCAccgtcttctccttcttcagcACCGCACGATCCAACTCGTCGTTACTCTCCTCCGATATCCCCACAAACATTCGTGTCCACAACGTCGATGACGGTGTTCCTGAGGGATTCGTGTTGACGGGGAATCCACAGCACGCTGTTGAGCTGTTTCTTGAAGCGGCGCCAGAGATTTTCCGAAGAGAAATCAAGGCGGCCGAGACCGAAGTTGGTAGGAAGTTCAAGTGCATCCTTACGGATGCGTTCCTCTGGTTAGCAGCGGAGACGGCGGCTGCGGAGATGAAAGCGTCGTGGGTTGCGTACTATGGAGGCGGAGCAACCTCGCTCACTGCTCATCTCTACACAGATGCCATCAGAGAAAACGTCGGTGTCAAAG AAGTAGGTGAGCGTATGGAGGAGACAATAGGGTTTATCTCAGGAATGGAGAAGATCAGAGTCAAAGACACACAAGAAGGCGTTGTGTTTGGGAACTTAGactctgttttctctaaaaCGTTGCACCAAATGGGTCTTGCTTTACCTCGTGCCACTGCTGTTTTCATCAATTCCTTTGAAGAATTGGATCCTACGTTTACAAATGATTTCAGATCGGAATTCAAACGTTACCTAAACATCGGTCCTCTCGCTTTATTATCTTCTCCATCGCAAACATCAACGCTAGTGCACGATCCTCACGGTTGCTTGGCTTGGATCGAGAAGCGGTCCACTGCTTCTGTAGCGTACATTGCCTTTGGTAGAGTCGCGACACCGCCTCCTGTAGAGCTTGTGGCGATAGCACAAGGATTGGAATCGAGTAAAGTGCCTTTTGTTTGGTCGCTACAAGAGATGAAAATGACTCATTTACCAGAAGGCTTTTTGGATCGGACCAGAGAGCAAGGGATGGTGGTTCCATGGGCACCACAAGTGGAGCTGCTAAACCATGAAGCAATGGGTGTGTTTGTTTCGCATGGTGGGTGGAACTCAGTGTTGGAGAGTGTGTCGGCAGGTGTACCGATGATTTGTAGACCGATTTTCGGGGATCATGCAATCAATGCAAGATCTGTGGAAGCTGTGTGGGAGATCGGAGTGACGATTAGTAGTGGAGTCTTCACGAAGGATGGATTTGAGGAGAGTTTGGATCGGGTTTTGGTTCAAGATGATGGCAAGAAGATGAAGGTTAATGCTAAAAAGCTTGAAGAACTAGCACAAGAAGCTGTCTCTACCAAAGGAAGCTCCTTTGAGAATTTTGGAGGATTGTTGGACGAAGTTGTGAACTTTGGATAA